The Pseudanabaena sp. PCC 6802 genomic interval TCTATTGGAACTGTTGGGGTTCTTGGAATCAATTGCTGACACAGCATGTTTTCTCTTTATATAAAGACTATAAATACCGCACGATTCCAGCTAGCGATATTCCCGCGATCGCATTGCAAGGTAAAGCATCTAACCTGTTCAGAGTAGAAACCAGCACCTTGAATATTGTCGATACCTACACTTTCCCAACAAACTACTTTGGTAGTTCGCCGCAATTTGTGCCGCGCCCAGGGAATGAGAACGATTCTACACATGGATATATTACCTGTACCGTGCTTTACGACGAGCCGCACAGCGATCCGCCAGTGAAGAGCGAGATTTGGATTTTTGATGCGGCTAATCTCAAGCAGGGTGCTATCTGTAAATTAAGCCACCCTCAGCTTAAGTTGGGCTTTACCGTGCATACTACATGGGTGGCAAAGGTGGAGGAGCGCAATGCTGCCTATAATATCCCCGTCCGTCACGACTATGAGGAGATTCTGAAGAAGCAGCCAGAGGCAGATAGGGAGCTAATTCAGGAATTGTTCGAGCAATATATTTACCCAAATTTTTCGTAGGGGATGGCGCAGATGGGTCGAATGCACGCGGAATCGCTCGGGATCGTATTGGCGATCGCGCTACTACCATCTCCAGCGGTAGCTCAGATAATTCCAGATCGAACTCTAAGGCAAAATTCAGTTGTGACTCCGAATGGAAATCTGATTACTGTAACCGGAGGTAGTGAAGTAGGGAAGAATCTATTTCATAGCTTTCAACAGTTCTCGCTCAATGCTGGCAATACTGCCTTTTTTAATAATTCCACGAATGTAGAAAATATTATTACGCGCATCACGGGTAGTTCGATCTCCAATATTGATGGACTAATTCGAGCAAATGGTAGTGCTAATCTATTTCTGATCAATCCCAATGGGATTGTATTCGGCCCTAATGCCAGCCTGAATATTGGCGGTTCGTTTTTTGCTAGTACGGCTGAGGCGATCGCTTTCAATAATGGCGATCGCTTCAGTGCGGTGAATCCTCAACCTGCGCCTTTACTAACAGTAAGCGCGCCTGTGGGTCTGGTGTTTGGCAGCAATCCAGGTAATATTGTCAACCGCTCTCAAACCACTATTCCGACGACTAACCCAGATCCTACCGCTCCTCCTTTTGTCAAGGTGGGATTGCAAGTACAGCCGCAGAAAACCATTGGTTTAATCGGTGGAGATATCCTTATCGATAATGGCAGCATCACGGCACCGCAAGGTAGAATCGAGTTGGGCAGCGTTAAGGGTAAAGGTACGGCGAGCATTTTGCCCGATGATTCCGGCTTTAGTTTGGGATATACTAACATTCCCAACTTTGGCAATATCGAGTTATCCAATCTAGCCAAACTCAATACCAGCGGCCTGACTGGTGGTGCGATTAGTTTGCAGAGTCATAATTTGAATATCACCAGTGGCTCGCGAATTGAATCTACTACCTTTGGTGAAGGTACGGGCAAGCCGATATTCGTGAATGCTGCTAATTCCGTTAATATCTCTCAAGGCGATCTATTTGTTGTCGAAGGAGAATCCGTCTTATCGCCACCAACTCGCCTCAGCGGTATCATCACTAACACGGTAGGAACCGGCAAAGGCGGCGATATTCGCGTTCTAACTTCCAAATTACTCTTAAAAGATGGGGGTAGATTGGGGATTGCAACAGCCGGAAGCGGTCAGAGCGGCAACCTATTCGTCAAAGCATCGGACTCCATAGAAATTACGGGAGTGGCAAATCTCACGGGTGGGACTCCGGTGGTTCCACCTTTCTTAAGCTTAGGTGCCGCTGCCAGATTGCCGGCTAATTTCTTTGCCGAGATTTTTACGCTCAGCGGCATCTTGCTACAGGGTCTTAGTACTGGCTCCTCTGGCCAGATTGTAGTAGAGACAAACAATCTCACAATTAAAGATGGGGGGCTTGTCTCAGCATCGGTTTTCATTGGCTCGGGCAGAGGAGGTAACGTAGATGTTCGCGTAGCAGAATCGACCAATATAAGCGGAATCTCACCGCGTTTGGCATCACCCAGCGGCATATTCACGACATCGTTTGGAGTTGGTAGTGCTGGCGATCTGAGCTTGCAAACTAAGCAATTGCGAGTTAGAGATGGGGGAGCAGTAGCAGCATCTTCAGCAACTGTGGGCGATGCTGGGAATCTTCGAGTTACTGCTACCGACATCATCGAATTGAGCGGTCGAGTTGGTAATTTCCCCAGTGGTATTTTTGCGCAGTCGGTAGGGGTAGGGAATGCTGGCAATCTGCGCATATCGGCAGATCGCTTGATTGTCAAAGATCGTGCGGTTATTACGGTAGCGGCTGAGGCAACTGGGTCAGCAGGCAACCTGGAGATTTTAGCTCGTACGCTTAGGGTGGAAAATGGTGGAGAAATCACGGCTGCCAGTAGAACTACGACTGGTGGTAACATTCGCTTTGAAGTTGGGGATTTGGTACTTCGCAATAGCAGTGTCGTTTCTGCCACTGCTGCCAATTTGGGCAATGGTGGAAACCTGGACATTAATGCCGATACGATCGCGCTTTTAGATCGCAGTCGCATCACTGCTAGCGCGTTTCAAGGTCAGGGTGGCAATATTCAGATCGACACTCAAGGTCTTTTCCGCACCGCGAATAGTTCGATTTCAGCCACTTCACAGCTAGGCATTAATGGTGTAGTGGAGATTAGAACGCCCGAAATTGACCTGCAAAATTCCCTCGCGCCGATCGCAATTTCCTTTACCGATCCCAATAGCTTAATTACAAATAGTTGCTTGGCACGCCGCAACGCCGAGCGTGGGAGCTTTGTAATTACGGGTCAGGGGGGCTTGCCGCGATCGCCCTACGATGACAAAGTCGCGAGTCAATATCAAGTGAGCGAGCTACAAGGTCAGGACGCAACCTCGAATTCTGCTAACTCGAATATAGATCGAGATCGGGTTGAATCGGAACGCGATCGCTCTGCATCGCCAACTACAACTAAACCTGCATATCCCATTCAAGAAGCACAGGGTTTAGTCGTCGCAAATGGGAGAGTATTATTGGCAACTTCAATGCCACAAAACAGTCCTAATATTGAGGGCTTAATATGCTATTAAACTAAAATTTAGACAATGCGAGCGTGAGGGCGAGGTGAACTTGCAAAATCAATTTCTGAAAAAGATCGTGCCGACTTACCTTTTAGCGTTATTTATAGGTATTCCCTCTACGCTGGAAACTAATGCTGCCATTTCTAAGCCTCGCCCTAAGGTAAACCGTCCACCTGTTAAGGTAATCCCAATTCAACGCGCCAGGAAAATTAGCCGTGCTACTAGCGATCGGGTATTGGTTAAGCTGGATCCTAAAAACACTGCTGCTCTGGAGGCTTTGCCCAACGACGACCTGCTGGCCAGCGATCGCCCTAAACTCCTGGCCGCGATCGATCGCAGCCTCGCATATATCAACACGCCTGCGGCGGCAAAGAGCTATCCCGTGGCTGGAATTAGTCGCGAACGGGTCGAACGCAGCCTGATCCGGTTCCGACAGTTGGTAAAAACTGTTCCTGATGCCAAAGCTCTCAAAGCTGCCGTCATCCGCGAATTTGACTTTTATAAATCCGTAGGAGTAGATCGCCAGGGTACCGTTCACTTTACCGGCTATTACGAAGCAGTTTACGAAGCGAGTCGCACTCGCACCGAGAAATTCAAATATCCCCTCTACGCTTTGCCTAATGAATTTTATGCATGGCCGAAGCCACATCCTACTAGAAAACAATTTGAAACGGGGAATAGATTAAAGGGGCTGGAAATTGCCTGGTTGAGCGATCGCTTCCAAGCATTTCTGGTGCACGTACAGGGTTCAGCGCGCCTGATTCTACCGGATAAATCCATCATGACTGTAGGCTTTGCCGCTAAAACCGATCGCCCTTACTCATCTGTGGGAAGGCACCTGGTGAACGATGGCAAGATGAAGTTGGAGGAAGTGACGCTGCAATCTCTGATGGCATACTTCGACAAATATCCCAATCAACTGGAAGGATATCTCCAACGCAATGAGAGCTTCGTTTTCTTTCGGGAAACCCAAGGATCGCCTGCTACAGGTAGTATTGGCGTACCCGTCACGGCTGAGCGCTCGATCGCCACTGATAAATCGATCATGCCGCCAGGGGCGATCGCATTGATTCACACATCCATTCCCATGCCTAAGGGAAAATCAGGCAAACTTGAGTTTCAGCCCATCGGTCGCTTTGTACTGGATCAGGACACTGGCGGGGCGATTAGGGGTGCGGGTAGAGTTGATGTGTTTATGGGTACGGGCAATGTTGCCAAAAATCGAGCAGGTTTGATGAATAACGATGGAGCGCTATATTACCTGGTGATTAAGTAATACCAAATCCGCATTAATTACCCCTTAAAATTTGCTGGCGACTGGAAGTCGCGGCTATACAGACAAAGTCCGCCTGCGCGGACTCCAAGAAAAGGGGGGTAACAAACCAGAATTTGTTGTATAGCCGTAGACAGATCTGTCTACGGCTATATTTGCTATATCGCAGTATAAATCATCCAGGAGAAGTTTAGTATTTTTGTAAATTGTTTGAATAGGGTGATTTCAAGGTTCATACCTTTGGTGACGATATCGATCGCCCGAATAGCAGTCTCTTAGAAGTATTCAAACACAAAGCAGCTTCTTGTTGCTGTTGTGCGGCGAGTAATTGCTTTGATAGTCTGCTACTGGCTTCTTGGGTCCATGCATTGCGGATTAACTGCGCATTGGATGTTTTGCAATCAAGCGGATAAGGAGAATTTGGCACAAACGAGGCAGAACTCTTATCTTTAGACTTAACCAGGTTGACGAGCCAGGGGAGGAAGTCTAAGATTTCCTCCGGCAATAGAGTTAGCTCAAAGTACCAACTCCGATTGAGTCCCTGACAGCCTTTTCCCCGCTTGGTCATCCCAACATAAGCACCTTTGTTAATAGCAATGCGCAGAATTAAGGGACGTTTAGGCACTAATTCATCTGGTGCTGTATACGCAAAAACGTGAACGTAATTCAGTTTCTGTTGGTTATCTAACCAAGAGGCTACTGGAGGATTGCTCGAATATGAGTTCGTAATCGAAATATTCACTGGAACCTTCATGGCATCAGCAAAGAGAGAGTAGAACTCAGTCCTTAGTTGAGAAAGTATGCGTATTGCATCTGGAGTCATGCGATCGCTCCATTAAAGTAGACATGACTTAGGGTTGCATTTGTCAGGCTTAGCCTGTTTGAGTTTATTTTTACGAGGAACACGGCACGTCTCCAAAATTAAAGAGTGTAGAGAGTTAGTTTCGGAGAAACGCCTGTAAAACGAATTACACAACCAAAATAATTCCTATTGTGGATTCTACCACAGTTTCCAAGCCTGTAGGGGAATTGAGCCAAAATGAACCCAGCAGCATCAAGCAATTATGCCCGATCTCCGCTCTCCTTAACTGACCAGGGGCGATTGGTATTCATAACTACAGAGCAGAATTCTGTAATTTAGGGTTGCCTAAAGACTCACACTAATGCGAATAGTGCCATTAGTGGATGCGGTCGGGAGCCAGTTAAGTAGCGATCGATAGATTTCTATCATAGTCCAATGAAACGCAACGCACCAATTCTTTGAGGATTTCGATCGATCTGAAAATAAAAAGCAGGAGGACTATGGTTGTTAAATCCGCATCTTAACTATACGTGATGTATAAAGTGAAGCACGACTTACGATCGCTCTTGATATTTCCTTTTCAGACAAAAGTAAAGATTATTTTTAGAGACTTTTTAAGCACCCAACCGATAAGCTTAAACAGAGTTATATAGCGGTTTTCAGATCGCAAAGAGTAGGGGATTTGGGGGCGTTGCCCCCAAGAAGGGGTGGAACCCCTTCACCCCAAAAATAAAACCCGTTCTCAAATGAAAACCGCTATAGCATAAACCCTTATCTGCCAAGCTTAATCATGAGTCAGAGCATTCAGCAATTAATCGAACCGCACGTTCAAGATCTTGGTGGCTTCTATGCCCGTCGCTTGCTGCCCTCGGATGTGCGAACCCTGGTGGGGCCGTTTATCTTTTTCGACCATCTCGGCCCCGCTGTATTTCCCCCAGGTAAAGGCGTTGACGTGCGACCGCATCCCCATATCAATCTGGCAACCGTTACTTACTTGTTTGAAGGCGTGCTCCTGCACCGCGATAGTTTGGGCTACGTGCAGGAAATTCATCCTGGGGCAGTAAACTGGATGACCGCAGGGCGCGGTATCGTGCATTCCGAACGTACCCCTCCTGCCGTTCGCGATCGCGAAGCAACCCTGCATGGCATTCAAACCTGGGTGGCACTGCCGGACGAACATGCAGAAACCGAACCCTGGTTCCGCCACTACCCCGCTGCCGATCTGCCCAGATGGGAGCAGGACGGCGTTTTGTTTACGTTAATTGCTGGGCAAGCCTACGATCGCTCATCTCCCGTACAGACGTTTTCACCCATTATTTACCTTGATATCCAGATGAAGTCCGGATCGCGCTTCACATTGCCCGATGATTACAGCGAGCAATCCGTCTACAGCGTCACCGAAGGGCTAAAAATCGATGGCGAGCCGCTGGCACAACATCGGTTAGCAGTATTGAAGACAGGGGCAGCAGTTGAAATTGAGTGCGATCGCGACGCTCGTTGCATTATTGCTGGCGGCGAACCAGTTGGGGAGCGGCATAAATGGTGGAATTTTATTTACAATAAGCCAGAGCGACTCGAACAAGCCAAGCAGGATTGGCGCGACGGGAAATTAGGGCAGGTACCTGGAGAAACCGAGTTTATTCCTCTGCCAGAAAGTTGAGATTTGAGCAAATAAGACGATATTCGCGAAAAATACCAATATTTGCAGTTAATGTAGGGGTATTGCCTTCGTGCCTGCCCCCAATCGGGCATTCGGGTATTTTTGCAGAAGATGTAGAGGCAGCGCCTTCGTGCCTGCCCTCGATCGAGTGGGCGATTGCGGAGGGATGGCTGGCTGTAAGAATTATTTGCAGGTGGCAAGCCAAAGAATTAAGATGGTAACCTGCCTGGAAGTTTTGGGCATTATCCGCGCACGGTTCTCCGGTTTTAAAGATCGTAATGGCTGCCAAAAAGACTAATCATTCTAAGAATTCACTGACTTTTCTACTAGAAGTTGGGACGGAAGAGTTACCAGCTAGCTTTGTTTCTAGTGCCATAGAACAGTGGCGATCGCGCATTCCCCTCAGTCTCGGAGATCGTCACCTCACGCCCACACAGGTGAAAATTTACGGTACGCCGCGCCGCCTTGCTGTTGTCATCGAAGGCTTGCCTGCCCAGCAAAGCGATCGCGAAGTTGAGAGCAAAGGCCCCGCCGTTGCCGCCGCGTTTGTCAATGGTGATGTCAAAGGAGAATTAACTAAAGCAGCACTCGGATTTGCTAAATCTAAGGGTGTAGAACCCAGCGCTCTGTTCGTGCAGGAAACGGATAAAGGTGCTTTTGTGTTTGCCAAGCAGCAAATTACGGGACAGCCCACCGCCGAAATTTTGGCAGAGATTGCACCGGAGTGGATAACCGGACTCGAAGGCAAAAGATTGATGCGCTGGGGTACGGGCGACCTGAAATTCCCGCGTCCGATTCGCTGGTTAGTAGCTTTGCTGGATGACAAAATCCTGCCGCTGAGTTTAGAGAATCTGCACAGCGATCGCATTACTCAAGGGCATCGCGTACTGCATCCCCAACCCGTCATTATCGATACTGCTGCCAATTACGTTTCAGCCCTGCAAGCCGCACATGTGATGGTGGATACTGAGGCGCGCCAGGCAACGATCTGCAATCAAATTAATGGCGTAGCGGAATTGATGCGATCGCAGCCGGAAATCCCTTCAGACCTATTGGCAGAAGTAACGCAACTCGTGGAGTGGCCGACCGCATTAGTAGGTGAATTCGAGCGGGAATTTTTAGAATTACCCGTAGAAGTAATCAAAACGGAAATGGTCAGCCACCAGCGCTACTTCCCCATGCATGCATCGGTTAATTCTGAGTCTGAAGACAGCGCGGGAAATGTGCCTGGGCAATTGCTCCCCTACTTTATTACTATTTCCAACGGCGATCCCGATAAGTCAAAATTGATTGCGGCTGGGAATGGGCGCGTGATCCGCGCCCGCTTGGCTGACGGTAAGTTTTTCTACGAAGCCGATCGCGCTCGATCGCTAGAGAGTTATCTACCTGAATTGGAGAAGGTCACATTCCAAGCACAACTTGGCTCGGTAAGCGCTAAGGTAGATAGGATTCGACAGGCGGCTCGGGCTGTAGTTGAGGCCATCCCAAATCTCAAAATTACCAAGGCAGATAGCAAGCATATAGATCGCGCCGCGCAATTGTGCAAAGCCGATCTGGTAACGCAGATGGTGAAAGAATTTCCCGAATTGCAGGGAGTAATGGGGCGATACTATGCCCAATCCAGTGGAGAAGATGCCGAAGTTGCCACAGCAATCCTGGAGCATTACTTACCCAAGGGAGCAGGTGATGCTTTACCGCAGACGCTCGCGGGTCAGATTGTGGCGATCGCCGATCGCATCGACACTCTATTTGGCATTTTCGGCCTGGGTATTATTCCCACTGGCTCCTCCGATCCCTTCGCGCTCAGACGGGCAGCGACAGGCATCGTGCAGATTGCTTGGAATGGGAACTACGCGCTGGATATCCCACAATTACTCGCATCAATGGCATCCATCTATCAAGCGCAAATAGAGCTGCCCCAACCGGGCGAGCAAATTCTATCCAATCTCTACAAGTGGTTCGAGCAGCGCGCGCGCACTCTATTACAAGAGCGCGATGGTATCGACTACGACCTGGTTGATGCGGTATTTGGGATGGAAGATGATGACTATGCCGTCGATGCTCTCCACAATCTCAGCCGCACTCGCGATCGCGCCCTATTCCTCCAACAAGCTCGTCAAGGTGGCAGTATGGCAGATGTATATGAAGTCGTCAATCGTGCTTCTCGCCTTGCCACGCAGGGAAGCTTAGGTAAAGATGTGACTGAGATTCAGAGTGTAGTGGATGCCTCCACGCTAGCAGCACCTGCGGAACGAGATTTATATCAAGCGATCGCGGCTTTGCCGGACGATCCTAGTTTTGAGCAGCTATGGCAATCGTTAGAAGCGATCGCCCCAGTGCTGGCGAAGTTTTTCGATGATGTGCTGGTGATGGATGAAGACCTCCAGGTCAGGCAAAATCGCCTGCATATGTTAGGCATAATTCGCAACTACAGTCGCATTCTGGCTGACTTCAGCGCCATTCGGCCTGCTTGATACCGCTATATTAAAGTTTAGCAATCTTAGATATCGCTTGAGGTAATGTAACTGTGAAGATTGTACCTGTACCAGGAGAACTCTCAACTTTTATTTGACCGCGATGATTGTCGGCGATCGCTTTGGCAATTGCTAATCCCAAGCCGGAGCCGCCCGTAGATTGCGGTTGATGGCGGTAGAAGCGATCGAAGATATGGGGGAGAGCCGATTCTGGTATGCCCACACCCGTGTCGCGTACCTGTACTTGAATTTGATTTTGTGGAGTTACGATCTGATAGGAAATACTGACTTTGCCCCCATTTGGCGTGTAGGCGATCGCATTCCCGATCAGATTGGTAAACAGACGCATAAGCCGATCGCTGTTGCCTAAGACTGAGAGATTGATATCGCGATAGGATAACTCCAACTCGATCTGCTTTGCCTGGGCAATTATCTGCTGCTCCTCGACCACCTGGTGCAAAACCCGATAGAGATTGCATGGTTCCATTGGTGAGTTGACGATACCGCTGTCCTGGCGCGCTAGAAATAAGAGATCGTCCAGTAGTTTGCCCAATCTTCGTGTCAGACGCTCGATAATCTCTAATTGTTGATATTGCACCGCCGGATCGAGATCGGCTAAAGCCACTTGGGCATTGGTCTGAATCACTGCGATCGGATTTCGCAACTCATGCGAAGCATCCGCCGTAAATTGCTTTAACCGCTGATAGGAATCGCGTACGGGTTCCATGGCAATGCCAGACAACCACCAACCGCACAACGCCACCACCACCACCATAATCGTCGTGCCAACCGTCAAGTCGAGAAATAACTGCTGAATTGGCTTCGTTACCTCAAACCAGGGGTGACTGATGCGGAGAAACCCCAACAACTCCTTGCTGGAGGCGATCGGCTCCGTAATCTGGCGTAGCGGATCGGTGGGCGTGAGATACACCGTGCGATAGGTGGGCTGCATCGTCTCTAAACTTTGCTTTGGCAGCGGCACGATAGGGAGATTGGGCATGGTCGTCCAGAGCAAATCTCCCCTAGGGCTGAACCATTCAATTTCGATGCGATCGTCTTCCAGATCGGCGGCGCTGTCGCTAAAACTATCTTTAAAGTTAGGCGAACTATCTTTCAGCAGCGATCGCTCCAGTACCTCAGCCACATGGGTAATCGTGTCGTCAATCCGGTCAATTAAAGTTAAGCGCACGTAACCGTAGAAACCACTGGCAAATAATAGGAGTAAAACAGCAGTCACCATGGTGTACCACAGGGCGAGGCGACGGCGAGTTGTTTGGAACATGCCAGAACTTGCAAGAGGATTTGCCAAAGAATTTGCTAATTTATATAAAAAGGTGTATTATCAGTCGCTGTTAAAAGTTCTATTATCAGTTTAGCTATTCTGTAGTGATATTGAAGTAAGGATCGAAGTGGGGTTGTAGGGGCTGCGCCCCTGCTTGGGGACAAGCCCCCAAACCCTTAGCCTTTAAATATCCTTATTTCTTCAGGACTACCAGCTATTCTATATAAATAGTTACAGATAAGTTACAGTCAGAGATGGCTCAATTTCGGATCGATTATAGATAAGCAACACCGAATCTCTATCAAAGTAAAACTGCAAATACGCATACTCAGCTTAGCGGCAGAGATAATTACCGCGCAGGCTGCTACTAAATAAACTAATCTTACAACTTAGGTAAAATATGATTACGACACAGGTTGCTCACCCTATGGTGAAGTTTCAAAATCAAGTGCGATCGCTGGTGGAATCAAAACTGGTTAAGCCCACCGATAGCCTCTGGCAAATTGCACTAATCTTTGGGGATGATTGGAAGCATTGGAAACAGGAACTTCTGGAGTTCGACTTTACCATGCAAGACCCGATTTCCTATCTACTAGCAGTAGAAAATTGGGAAGAAGACTAATTCAAAGTATACCAATAATTGTAGGGGCTGTGCCCCCGTGCCTGCCCGAAAATCTGGGGCGATCGCGGAGAGATTACGAGAGTTTTCTTTAAATAATCCCTAGAGCGACAAGCTGCGCTTGCGCTTTGTGGAGAGATTCCTGCCATTCTCTCTCAGGCAAGCTATCTGCTACAATACCCGCGCCTACCTGCCCCCAGATGAGATCGCCGCACTTTAATAAGGTGCGAATCAGAATATTCAGATCCATTCCGCGCCTATCGATATAGCCGCAGGAGCCGTAGAACAAACTGCGGCGATGCGGTTCTAAGGCTTCAATAATCTCCATACAGCGTACCTTGGGACAGCCGGTAATCGTTCCCCCAGGGAATACAGCTTGGATTAGATCGATCGCATCGCGATCGCTTCGCAGTTGGCCGATGACATTACTGACAATATGCATGACATGGCTGTAGCGTTCGATCTCCAATAGCTCGTCTACCTGCACGCTACCCCAGGTACACACTCGCCCTAGATCGTTGCGCTCCAGATCTACCAGCATGATGTGCTCTGCCCGTTCCTTGGGACAGGCCAGCAACTCCTCTGCCTGCAACCGATCGCTGCGGGCATCTTTGCCTCGCGATCGCGTGCCAGCGATCGGGCGAGTCTGCACGCGATCGCCCTGTAGTTGCACGAGTCTCTCCGGCGAGGCGCTAATTACTTCGCCCCAAGGCGTGCGCCAATAACTGGCGAAGGGCGATGGATTGATGCGTTGCAAGCGTTTGTAAATCTCCCAACCATCACTAGAGCATTTCGCCCCAAATCGCAGTGATAGGTTTGCTTGAAAGATATCACCCGCATAAATATGTTTCTGAGCTTGGCGGACGATGTTGGTGTAGATGTCAACATCCGGCGTGAAAGTTAAATCTTGATGATTATGACTGGTGAGATCGAGAATGCACTCTCGGTCGGAGTTTTGCTGCTTATTTCTCGATTCCAGATCTAATTCTCGCGATAGCCGATCGCTGAGATTCTGCAACTGCAGGCGATCGCTCGCTGCTAGCCAGGCTAAATTTTCCTGACTGTCGATGACGACAAAGCATTCCGGTTCGTACCAAAAAGCAACCGGAAAGGGCAAAACATCAGATTTGAGATAGGGCAGTTTTTCGATTTCCCATGCCAGATCGTAGCCTAACCAACCTAAATAGCCGCCTGTAAATGGTAAGTCTTGCCATTCTGCCTCAGATGCTGAAGCTTTGTCGGTGGGATCGCAAGAGGATGTCAAACTCGACTGCAATGCTC includes:
- a CDS encoding anthranilate synthase component I, whose amino-acid sequence is MIINSYHWQSRSLPEGTTGAQVWEALFADLPLAVLLESPAHALSRLSRYAIAAGSPRQMWLPPVGEILPCLRALQSSLTSSCDPTDKASASEAEWQDLPFTGGYLGWLGYDLAWEIEKLPYLKSDVLPFPVAFWYEPECFVVIDSQENLAWLAASDRLQLQNLSDRLSRELDLESRNKQQNSDRECILDLTSHNHQDLTFTPDVDIYTNIVRQAQKHIYAGDIFQANLSLRFGAKCSSDGWEIYKRLQRINPSPFASYWRTPWGEVISASPERLVQLQGDRVQTRPIAGTRSRGKDARSDRLQAEELLACPKERAEHIMLVDLERNDLGRVCTWGSVQVDELLEIERYSHVMHIVSNVIGQLRSDRDAIDLIQAVFPGGTITGCPKVRCMEIIEALEPHRRSLFYGSCGYIDRRGMDLNILIRTLLKCGDLIWGQVGAGIVADSLPEREWQESLHKAQAQLVALGII